DNA sequence from the Methanolobus sp. ZRKC5 genome:
GGAAGTTCGGGCTCAACTCCCGTTTCGTTCTTTACATGTTCAGGGAACTTAGCAGGATCTGCTGTTTCCAGAGTGACTGCAAGCGTATTATCACCTGTTTGGGATCTGAATTCGAGCAGGCCTTTTACACCGACTGCACCATGAGGCTCGATAAGTATGCCATATTGTTCATATATTTCTTTTATTGTAGCTTTGGTCTCGCTGTCCGTGACAGAACCAGAGTAGATATCATTCCTAAGACTTTCCATGTCAGGCTCTTTGCTGATATTCCCAATCTCATCCATCTCACCACCATAGATAGCGATAAGTCTCGCAAGATTACTGGGATGACCTACATTCATTGCATTAGATAGACAGTTCTTTGATGGAACTATCTTCTCGTAGTCACCAGTTCTCAGGAAGTGTGGCACTTCATCGTTTTCATTCACAGAAGCAATTATCTTCTTTACAGGTATGCCCATTGTCCTTGCCAGAATACAGCCCATCATATTACCAAAGTTACCTGATGGAATGGAAAATATGATTTCTTCCGGGTAGTCCCTGAGCTTTGCATAGGCATAGATATAGTAGATTGATTGAGGAACCAGACGACCAATGTTTATGGAGTTGGCTGATGAAAGGTTGAGATGTTTGAGATCCACGTCTGCAAATGCCTGCTTTACCATTGCCTGACAGTCATCGAACTTACCGTCAATCGAGATGGCAGTAATGTTTCCATTAAGAGTGGTCATCTGCTTGCGCTGACGATCTGAGACCTCATCTGTGGGGAAGAGCACGATGACCTTTATATTGTCAAGACCATAGAATGCGTGTGCAACAGCGCTTCCGGTATCACCGGAAGTTGCTGTAAGGATTGTCAGACTTTTATTATCTTTGCTAAGATAATACTGCATGAGCCTTGCCATCATGCGAGCTGCGAAGTCCTTGAAGGATGCAGTTGGTCCCCTGTCAAGCCTCATGATGTATGTCTGCTCGTCAACTTCCTCAAGAGGAACTTCATAGTTGTAAGCATCATAGATGATGGCTTTCAGTGATTTGTCATCTACCTCACCTTCAAGAACCTTGTTCAGTACCCTGTATGCAATTTCAGGATACGACACATCCTTGAAGGAGTCAATCTCTTCTTTTGAGAAGGTCGGAAGGCTTTTTGGCATGTAAAGCCCTCTGTCCGGTGCAAGCCCGGTTATAAGGGCCTCCTGAAAGCTTACTTCCGGTGCCTTAAGATTTGTGCTATAGAGTTTCATTGTAATCAGGAATTCAGTTGATGTGTATTAGTATTAGTATAAAGTAAATGATGACCTTTAAAGGATAAATAAGTATGAATAACTTGCCATCCATCCGCGATCAGATATTCAAACCAGATTATTTTTAATGAGAGAGTCTGCCCATTGGTTCAAAAGGTGCAGCCTCATTATGCTCAGCAAATAATAGTTCCTGATCCACGGACTTGAGACGCAACATGATACCATCTCCGTGGACACCTGCAAACATATTACCTTTAACGAAGTGGACAGTGGTTCTAAACATTTTTCTAAATTCCACATCAAAGTCTGCAAGTACATCTGCAAGCAAGATTGTCAGCTCTTCAGACGGTTTTTCCATGTCATAAATTTTCGTCACCAATCAATTCAAAATGTTGTTTAAGGACTAATTAGCCCCATTTTCAATCGATATTAATTGTATTTAATGCTAATGTCAGGGCAATGTCAAACATATAAGAAAATCCCATACTCTATCCATACATGAATCGTAACTATTCAGCCTAGCCCACTTCCACCAAGCTGATTTCTTCATCCACGATCAATTCTGCAACTTTGGAACAAATGAATTGCCATAAAATATTGCACTAATTGCATCGATAACAGATTCAGAATTCTTATTAACAGTAGACACGTATCCTCTTATACGGCAGAAATTTTTTGCACCCTGTTCACTGCGGAAAGTACCTGATATCTTCTGCTGTACTTTCGTCATTCTGATATCTCTTTCAGCCTGATTGTTATCAAACGGAACGTTTTGGTCGTACATAAATCGTAAGATATCCTCTTTATGGCCAATAAACCTATCCAGCAAATTCTTTACCGTGGTCTGCTTCTTACGTCCTCGTTTTTTAGACCGCACATTTGATTCCGGATCAGGAGGATTTTCATTCACTCCTAAACAAGTTATGTGATCATAATCCTCACTGAACCTTTGAATTAGCTCAGTATCTAAAAGATCATTATCAACATGATGTTTAATGCATATCAAGAGATCACTCATTATCTTTGGCCACTGTTGATCCCTGTTTTCGGAAGCTCCAGTTAACTCTCGTAATAAATGTGCATTACATAATGAATGTTGACATTCATATTTGTTGTACGGTTTCCAAAAATCATGTGTTGCAACACCAGTGTAACCTGGTAATATGCCCATAGCATCCATTGCTTCTGAGCCCCCTTTTGCGATGTGCAAAATAATAGGTCAGTTTGTCTGTACCTGCCACATGAAGCCAATTACGAACTGCATTTATTCTCATTCCTGTTTCATCCAGATTGATGACAGGAGATTCTTTCAGGAGATGTTTCACTGTATTTTCAAAAGCTCCAAGCTTCTCAAAACAACTACGTTCCGTGTTCACCAAAGTAGCAGGACTTATCTTGCATCCCAAAATATCAGAGAACAACTTGGTAACACGCTGATAAGGAAGTAATTGGTAAGTGTGCAAATAAACTGCAAATGACTTAACTCGATGACCGTATTGAGTCGGCTGAGTTACACCATCTGGAAAAAGAGCTTTGTTTACATGAGAACATTTGGGACATGTTTTAATCTCGCAACGATGTTCAATGCAATTGATAGTTATAGGAGGAATGTCAAAGACCTGTCTTCTTTCATAGTCAGAGGGAACAGAAGCTAACGATCTCCCACAATTGACGCATTGATTAACAGGATGAACAATAACTTCATCCGGATCATCATTTATTCTTAATGTAGTACCAGGATGACCGTTTTGACCACCTACATGCTTATTGGTCTTTTTTCTTTGACTTTTAAGGGTTGGTTTATTCCGTGCATAAGAATCAGTAGAAGGTGGTTTGCTACTGTTGCGACTATTCTTTTCAAGCATTTCTTCCAAATGCCTGACACGCTCTTCAAGTTGTGCAATTTGGAGAGATTGATGTTCAATTATCCCAAGTAATCGAGTTACAAGTTCTACTACTGCTTCTGGACCAGCTTCATAAACTGCAAGTATTTCTTCGCGGTCTATACAAATCCCCTCAGATTGATAGACGTTTTTTATGATATTTTACTGAATATTTTTTAACACATAGAATGAAGCCATAGTATATTGTTTTTTGCATCATTAAAACAGTCAGGCTGAATAGTTACCATGAATCAAAACATAATTAAAACAAGTAACAATGTTTCGAAATAATGTTCCCAATGTTATTTGCGTTATTATACACTAATATTATAATTAGTAGCATTATTGCAATTAATTACCAGAATTTTAATAAATGAAATCAAGTTGCTTAGTAAGGAAATCAAAAGGCGGGGGTTTAATGTCAATCGTAGTCGTTTCAGATGTACATCTTGGTATGAAAGAAGCTAATACAGATAAATTTGTAGAGTTCCTGAATTTTTTAAAAACCAAAAATGTTGAGCATTTGGTTCTTCTGGGAGATATAATAGACATATGGAGAAGGGACTTCACAAAGGCAGTCATTGAGTGTTCGGAATCATTGACACTTTTAAATGATATGAAAGGTAAAACCGAAGTTCATTACATTGTTGGCAATCATGACTATTATTTGCTACGTCTTAGCGAACTTTTAGGTGAAAACTTCCCATTCGAAATTAAAAAATCGACTGTAATTAAAAGTAAAGATCAAGACTTCTTCTTTTTTCATGGATATCAGCTGGAAGTACTGTGCAATCCATACTATAAATCGATGAAAACATACGAAACCTTTAGCGAACACATGTGTCTGGCAGGAGATGATGCAGGCAATGCTGCCGATAAACTATGGAAAAGCATACAGACACATAGCTCTCTGTGGGATAGTTTGAAGAAATTCCCCGAGAATCCCCATGCTGCTCTTAAATCAATGATGGAGCCACCCGAAACAAGAATCAGAAACTTCCATAAACATAATGTTATTAAGCCAATCGAAGAACTTGCGGAAGCAAAAACCAGGCATTTTCTGTTAAGTATACGTCCTGAACAGTATTTGATATACGGCCATACTCACCATCCATATGTTGAAGAGGAAAATAAAGTGGCGAATACAGGAAGTTGGGGGTTTGGTGAGAAAAAGAAGTTAGATTATATCGAGATTACCGATGATGTGGTGATTTTAAAGGAATTTACCGGGTAAGATCTCTAATTTTTTACTAACTAACCACTGTTCCTTATTTTTCTTTTTTCCCGGCTTAATAAGCAAATTCCCCATTATTCTGAATAGAACTTTTTCAGTAACCATGCAATGTTTAAAGCAAAATTTTGCCTTTGCAGTAAAAAAATCAGATTTTCTCATCTAAAAAATGATATAGTATAAATAGATTCACACCTATACATTCTTCAGACCCATACTATGCAAATATTTAGCTTTTTTATGAGATGCGCAGAACATGAAAAAAACGTTGGCATTGTTAATTAAACATAGCTAGTTCTTTATTCCTATATTTCATCAAGAGCAAAACGGAGATTTTTAGCATTTCAAGACTTTTAGTATAACACTTTGACTTTCTCCTTAGTCTTGCCAGGAAATGCCTAAATATGCTGTTGTATCCTTCAACAGTATATGTTTCTGCTTTTGATCGAGTATGGATGTTTCTGGGGACTAACTTGGCATATGCCCTCCAATAATCCGTCATTACTTCCCCAACCTCTTTTGTCTTTAACTTTTTCCAGAGTTTTTGTCCTGTTTTTGTTCCTCTGCTGCCAAAAGAGCAATCGATGAATTTCTTCCCATATCTATCAACAGCAATCCATATCCAGCAGTAGTTTTTTTATTCCCAATATAAGTATGCATCTCGTCCAATTCCACAACAGAAATCTCATTTTCACTTTTTAGATCCTCTAATTCACTACCAAATTTTCGAATCCATTTTTGAACAGAAACATGACTAACGCCCAAAAAACGTCCAATTGAACGAAATCCCAACCCCTCCAGATAGAGTTGTAAAGCCTGTCGCTTAACAGATACGGGGCTAGCGGTGGATTTTATATCTACTGAATAGTTGTATCCACAATCATGGCATTTGTAGCGTTGTCGACCATCAATCCTACCGTTCTTCTTATGACTGGAACTCTTACACTTTGGACAATTCATATATAAAAAGAGGCCATCATATTATATAACGATGTTTAATTACCAAAGCCCTTTTTTTCTATTTTTATAAGTTTCTGACTTGTAATGATTCTGATTCCTGCTTTTTCTGATGCTTTTATCAGCATGTTCACAAGGTCAGTGTCAAATGTCTTGAGGATATTCTCTCCTCTGTGGATTATCGTAACGTCTGCACCTGCTCTTGCAGCTATGTGTGCAAATTCAAATGAAATATAGCCGGCACCTACAAAGATCATCTTCTTAGGGAATTCTTTCATATCAAGGAACTCATCACTGGTTGTGATAAGTTCTGCTCCGGGTATATCAATGGGCTTTGATCTTGCTCCGACAGTTACAAGGATGTACTTCGAAGATATGAGTTTGTCTCCGATAGCCAGTGTGTTCCTGTCATGAAAACTCACTTTACCGTGATAGGTATCTATCCCTGCATCACTGAATGCTTTTTCTTTAGGACTTGTTAAGGAGTGAACCAGTTCATCCTTAAAATCTATCAACTCAGGCCATTGAAGATAATTATTACACTTTATACCTTTATTTTCCATCCTCTTACCGGAAGCCACTATATCGGCAGCACCACTAAGTATCTTCTTTGGAATGCATCCATGAAATGCACAGATTCCTCCGTACTTATCCTTGTCTGCAATGGCAACTTTCATTCCTGCATTGTTGAGTTTGTATGCAAGTGAAGAACCTGCAACTCCGGTACCTATTACAAAAGCATCATATTCTATATCCATTGATATATTCCCCAGTAGCTGGTTTTTTCGTTATTGAATTGCATCATATTATAAATATTATAGAAGTATAGTCTGCTCATCTTTGAACATCTGATGAAAATATCGTAAATTTGCAACTAAGGTTGCAGCTTGA
Encoded proteins:
- the thrC gene encoding threonine synthase, with amino-acid sequence MKLYSTNLKAPEVSFQEALITGLAPDRGLYMPKSLPTFSKEEIDSFKDVSYPEIAYRVLNKVLEGEVDDKSLKAIIYDAYNYEVPLEEVDEQTYIMRLDRGPTASFKDFAARMMARLMQYYLSKDNKSLTILTATSGDTGSAVAHAFYGLDNIKVIVLFPTDEVSDRQRKQMTTLNGNITAISIDGKFDDCQAMVKQAFADVDLKHLNLSSANSINIGRLVPQSIYYIYAYAKLRDYPEEIIFSIPSGNFGNMMGCILARTMGIPVKKIIASVNENDEVPHFLRTGDYEKIVPSKNCLSNAMNVGHPSNLARLIAIYGGEMDEIGNISKEPDMESLRNDIYSGSVTDSETKATIKEIYEQYGILIEPHGAVGVKGLLEFRSQTGDNTLAVTLETADPAKFPEHVKNETGVEPELPQSLKEVEGKEEYMDYLSTDYSGFKKYLQEKLI
- a CDS encoding UDP-2,3-diacylglucosamine diphosphatase, translating into MSIVVVSDVHLGMKEANTDKFVEFLNFLKTKNVEHLVLLGDIIDIWRRDFTKAVIECSESLTLLNDMKGKTEVHYIVGNHDYYLLRLSELLGENFPFEIKKSTVIKSKDQDFFFFHGYQLEVLCNPYYKSMKTYETFSEHMCLAGDDAGNAADKLWKSIQTHSSLWDSLKKFPENPHAALKSMMEPPETRIRNFHKHNVIKPIEELAEAKTRHFLLSIRPEQYLIYGHTHHPYVEEENKVANTGSWGFGEKKKLDYIEITDDVVILKEFTG
- a CDS encoding IS1 family transposase (programmed frameshift) → MNCPKCKSSSHKKNGRIDGRQRYKCHDCGYNYSVDIKSTASPVSVKRQALQLYLEGLGFRSIGRFLGVSHVSVQKWIRKFGSELEDLKSENEISVVELDEMHTYIGNKKYCWIWIAVDRYGKKFIDCSFGSRGTKTGQKLWKKLKTKEVGEVMTDYWRAYAKLVPRNIHTRSKAETYTVEGYNSIFRHFLARLRRKSKCYTKSLEMLKISVLLLMKYRNKELAMFN
- a CDS encoding FAD-dependent oxidoreductase; its protein translation is MDIEYDAFVIGTGVAGSSLAYKLNNAGMKVAIADKDKYGGICAFHGCIPKKILSGAADIVASGKRMENKGIKCNNYLQWPELIDFKDELVHSLTSPKEKAFSDAGIDTYHGKVSFHDRNTLAIGDKLISSKYILVTVGARSKPIDIPGAELITTSDEFLDMKEFPKKMIFVGAGYISFEFAHIAARAGADVTIIHRGENILKTFDTDLVNMLIKASEKAGIRIITSQKLIKIEKKGFGN